One Lysinibacillus fusiformis genomic window carries:
- a CDS encoding MurR/RpiR family transcriptional regulator: MEKINAGLIMLAEMEERLPPSERKVATYILEHPTKAIKMTAVELGEASNTSGAAVIRLCKSLNVSGIQELKLRIAGDLQREKVDDRDIEPNETLKSIVEKVTTQSSQILRETADLIDEKELLKAVTSLSQAKRIFFFGVGASGIAAMDADQKFLRINKNSMALTDLHLGATAVVNAGEGDVVVGISFSGETHEVAKILEIASETPATTISLTRYGNSLVSSLADICLHTSPNVEATFRSGATSSRLAQLHVIDILFMCVATSSYEQTINYLDKTRSVIQNLHKKVAKRKK, encoded by the coding sequence ATGGAGAAAATCAATGCAGGATTAATTATGCTTGCGGAAATGGAGGAAAGGCTTCCGCCATCCGAACGAAAGGTGGCTACTTATATTTTAGAGCATCCGACGAAAGCCATTAAAATGACGGCTGTTGAGTTGGGGGAAGCAAGCAACACAAGCGGTGCAGCGGTGATTCGTCTCTGTAAATCGTTAAATGTCAGTGGTATACAAGAGCTAAAGTTACGAATTGCAGGAGATTTACAGCGCGAAAAGGTCGATGATCGTGATATCGAGCCAAATGAAACGTTAAAATCTATCGTAGAAAAGGTGACGACCCAAAGCAGTCAAATTTTACGAGAAACGGCAGACTTAATAGATGAGAAAGAGTTATTGAAAGCGGTGACATCACTATCACAGGCTAAGCGGATTTTCTTTTTTGGCGTTGGTGCATCAGGTATTGCAGCAATGGATGCAGACCAAAAATTTTTGCGTATTAATAAAAACAGTATGGCACTGACGGACTTGCATTTAGGAGCTACAGCAGTTGTAAATGCAGGGGAAGGGGATGTGGTAGTTGGCATATCGTTTTCTGGTGAAACCCATGAAGTGGCGAAAATTTTAGAAATTGCTAGTGAAACACCAGCGACAACCATTAGTCTGACGCGTTATGGTAACTCGCTAGTGTCTAGCCTAGCAGATATTTGTTTGCATACATCACCAAATGTAGAAGCAACTTTTAGAAGTGGTGCTACATCATCACGACTTGCACAACTACACGTTATTGATATTTTATTTATGTGCGTGGCCACTAGCTCCTATGAACAAACAATCAATTATCTAGACAAGACACGCTCTGTGATTCAAAATCTTCACAAGAAGGTAGCAAAAAGAAAAAAATGA